From the genome of Elusimicrobiota bacterium, one region includes:
- the gmd gene encoding GDP-mannose 4,6-dehydratase: protein MAKKALITGITGQDGSYLAEFLLKKGYDVYGIIRRSSSFNTGRLSGIYVDPHQPNAQLHLHYGDLTDGSALNQLLKFIKPDEIYHLGAQSHVRVSFDIPEYTGDVTGLGALRLLDAIRDSGVPTRFYQASSSEMFGLAQQTPQSEKTPFYPRSPYGCAKVYAYWMTVNYREAYNIFACNGILFNHESPRRGETFVTRKISRGVARIKAGLDQHLYLGNLNAQRDWGYAPEYVEAMWLMLQQDKPDDYVIATGETHTVQEFVEVAFSHAGLNWKDHVKIDPHYYRPTEVDLLVGDASKAKKSLGWSPKVRFKELVQLMVDADVKRVQRELTGTQGATR, encoded by the coding sequence ATGGCAAAAAAAGCTCTGATTACAGGAATTACCGGGCAAGATGGCTCCTATTTGGCCGAATTTCTCCTCAAAAAAGGCTATGACGTCTACGGCATTATCCGTCGGTCCAGCTCCTTTAATACCGGCCGCCTCAGCGGAATTTATGTCGATCCCCATCAGCCCAACGCCCAGCTCCATCTGCACTATGGCGATTTGACCGACGGAAGCGCCCTGAATCAACTTTTAAAATTCATCAAACCGGACGAGATCTATCACCTGGGCGCCCAGAGCCATGTGCGCGTCAGCTTTGATATCCCGGAATACACCGGCGATGTGACCGGCTTAGGCGCCCTGCGGCTGCTGGATGCCATCCGGGACAGCGGCGTGCCGACCCGTTTTTACCAGGCTTCCTCCAGCGAAATGTTCGGTTTGGCGCAGCAAACCCCGCAGAGTGAAAAGACGCCCTTTTATCCGCGGAGCCCTTACGGCTGCGCGAAAGTGTATGCCTATTGGATGACTGTCAATTACCGTGAGGCTTACAACATCTTTGCCTGCAACGGGATTCTGTTCAATCACGAGTCGCCTCGACGAGGTGAAACCTTTGTCACCCGGAAAATCTCACGAGGAGTCGCCCGCATCAAAGCCGGGCTCGATCAGCACCTTTATCTCGGCAACCTGAACGCGCAGCGCGATTGGGGTTATGCCCCGGAGTATGTGGAAGCCATGTGGTTGATGCTTCAGCAGGATAAACCGGACGACTACGTGATCGCGACCGGCGAAACGCACACAGTTCAGGAATTCGTCGAAGTAGCCTTCAGTCACGCCGGCCTGAACTGGAAAGACCACGTTAAGATCGATCCCCATTACTACCGCCCGACCGAGGTCGACCTGTTGGTGGGAGACGCCTCAAAGGCCAAGAAGAGTCTGGGATGGTCGCCGAAAGTGCGTTTTAAGGAATTGGTGCAGCTGATGGTCGATGCCGACGTCAAGCGCGTACAACGGGAGCTCACCGGGACGCAAGGCGCAACGCGTTAA
- a CDS encoding glycosyltransferase family 2 protein — protein sequence MPLLSIIVPVYNEEATLELLIDSFMKAPCPIDREWIFIDDNSTDKSLTLLQSLAARYSFQVLAQETNLGKGSAVIRGIREARGDLVMIQDADFEYDPREIPQIIQPILDGKADVVYGSRFKHNSPQVHRTYHYFVNRLLTILSNLLSGIYLTDMETCYKVFRADLLKAMKLTSKRFGIEVEMTAYLAKTRARIYELPISYFPRTRLEGKKINWQDGVAALYHLLRFNCFRSPAECFDHLPDHYQPGDAHAPKAHAL from the coding sequence ATGCCGCTCTTATCGATCATCGTCCCGGTTTACAACGAAGAAGCGACGCTGGAATTGCTGATCGACTCGTTCATGAAGGCCCCCTGCCCGATTGATCGCGAGTGGATTTTTATCGACGATAATTCCACTGACAAAAGCCTGACCCTTTTGCAGTCTCTGGCCGCACGGTATTCGTTCCAGGTTCTGGCTCAAGAAACAAATCTCGGAAAAGGTTCCGCGGTGATCCGCGGCATCCGCGAAGCCCGGGGGGATCTGGTGATGATCCAGGACGCGGATTTTGAATATGATCCGCGCGAAATCCCTCAGATTATTCAACCCATCCTTGACGGTAAAGCCGACGTTGTCTACGGAAGCCGTTTTAAACACAACAGCCCGCAGGTGCACCGCACCTATCACTATTTTGTGAACCGGTTGTTGACGATCCTCAGCAATCTCCTGTCCGGGATCTATCTCACCGACATGGAGACCTGCTATAAAGTTTTCAGGGCCGACTTATTGAAGGCCATGAAATTGACCTCCAAACGCTTTGGGATTGAAGTTGAAATGACGGCCTATCTCGCCAAGACCCGGGCGCGCATTTATGAGCTCCCCATCTCCTATTTTCCGCGCACGCGGCTTGAGGGGAAAAAAATCAACTGGCAAGACGGTGTGGCGGCTCTTTACCACCTGCTGCGCTTTAATTGTTTCAGATCACCGGCGGAATGTTTTGACCATCTGCCGGACCATTATCAACCGGGTGATGCTCACGCACCGAAGGCCCATGCGCTATAA
- a CDS encoding DegT/DnrJ/EryC1/StrS family aminotransferase encodes MKTIPLCDLGQEYTLIRKELDPLLEKILSSGSYVLGPESDRFEKTLAAYCEVRHAVGVNSGTDAIGLAARAAGVKPGDEVIVPAMTFIGSIEPVILLGARPIFVDIDPVTYALDAGEVRKKISPKTKAIIAVHLYGMPADLLALQAIAKETGVTLIEDMAQAIGCEFNGRKIGSFGTLACLSFYPTKNLGACGDAGAVLTSDEELADHVRQLRNHGAKIKYQHEEVAYNTRLDDIQAAILRVKLGHLDEWNDRRIQLAREYTRRLAGLPVTTPKELPGRKHTYHVYALQTPRRDALREFLQKRGISSALHYPIPLHLLPALRPYGGREGDFPNSEQLARQMVSIPLYPHMTLDDVGTVSDAIRDFFKTP; translated from the coding sequence ATGAAAACGATCCCCCTCTGCGATCTCGGCCAGGAATACACGCTGATTCGAAAAGAACTGGATCCGCTGCTGGAAAAGATCCTTTCCAGTGGTTCGTATGTGCTCGGACCCGAAAGCGACCGTTTTGAAAAAACGCTGGCCGCCTACTGTGAGGTCCGGCATGCGGTGGGCGTAAACTCCGGTACCGATGCGATCGGGCTCGCGGCGCGTGCGGCCGGTGTCAAACCAGGGGATGAAGTCATTGTCCCCGCCATGACCTTTATCGGCAGCATTGAACCCGTCATCCTTCTGGGCGCCCGTCCCATTTTCGTCGACATCGATCCGGTCACTTATGCTCTGGATGCGGGCGAAGTCCGGAAGAAGATTTCACCCAAAACAAAAGCGATTATTGCCGTTCATTTATACGGGATGCCGGCGGACCTCCTGGCCTTGCAGGCGATCGCCAAGGAAACCGGCGTGACCCTCATCGAGGATATGGCACAAGCCATCGGGTGTGAATTCAATGGCCGCAAGATCGGCAGTTTTGGGACGCTGGCCTGCCTCAGTTTTTATCCAACGAAAAACCTCGGGGCCTGCGGCGATGCCGGAGCGGTTCTCACCTCCGATGAGGAACTGGCGGACCACGTCCGCCAACTCCGGAACCACGGAGCCAAGATCAAGTACCAGCACGAAGAAGTGGCCTATAACACGCGCCTCGATGATATCCAGGCGGCCATTCTTCGCGTGAAGCTCGGTCACCTGGATGAATGGAATGACAGACGGATTCAACTGGCCCGGGAGTATACGCGCCGCCTGGCCGGGCTGCCGGTCACCACACCCAAGGAACTCCCCGGGCGTAAACACACGTATCACGTTTATGCCCTTCAAACACCACGGCGGGATGCGCTGCGGGAGTTTCTCCAGAAGCGCGGGATTTCGTCCGCTCTTCATTACCCGATTCCGCTGCACCTTTTGCCGGCGCTGCGCCCCTACGGAGGCCGGGAAGGGGATTTTCCAAACAGCGAACAATTAGCACGGCAAATGGTCAGCATCCCTCTCTATCCTCACATGACCCTGGACGATGTGGGCACTGTGTCGGATGCCATCCGGGATTTCTTTAAGACCCCTTGA
- a CDS encoding UDP-glucuronic acid decarboxylase family protein: MRVLITGGAGFIGSHLCDFFLKKGHSVIAVDNLITGDLRNIEHLFGHDRFLFIRHDVTNFTHVPGQVDAVLHFASPASPVDYLEHPIPTLKVGALGTHKALGLAKEKGAIFLLASTSEVYGDPLVNPQPETYWGNVNPIGPRGVYDEAKRFAEAMTVAYHRYHKMQVRIVRIFNTYGPRMRLNDGRAIPNFISQALRGRPLTIYGDGSQTRSFCYVDDLVNGLYKLLLSRCNEPVNIGNPNEMTLNELAEEIQRLTKTRSRLLYRPLPVDDPKVRQPDIRRARRLLHWEPRVELSEGLRKTIEYFRKAIKTK; the protein is encoded by the coding sequence ATGCGAGTCTTGATTACGGGGGGCGCCGGATTCATCGGAAGTCATTTGTGCGACTTTTTTTTGAAGAAAGGCCACTCGGTTATTGCCGTCGATAATCTGATCACCGGCGATCTGCGGAACATCGAACATCTTTTCGGCCATGACCGCTTCCTTTTCATCCGGCACGATGTCACCAACTTTACCCATGTTCCCGGTCAAGTGGATGCGGTGCTTCATTTTGCCAGTCCTGCCTCACCCGTTGATTATCTGGAGCATCCCATCCCCACCTTAAAAGTGGGAGCACTCGGCACGCACAAAGCGCTCGGTCTGGCTAAAGAAAAGGGAGCTATTTTTCTCTTAGCCTCCACGTCGGAAGTGTATGGCGACCCGCTGGTAAACCCGCAACCTGAAACCTATTGGGGGAATGTCAATCCGATCGGTCCGCGCGGCGTTTACGATGAAGCCAAACGCTTTGCCGAAGCCATGACGGTGGCCTATCACCGCTATCACAAAATGCAGGTCCGCATTGTGCGTATTTTTAACACGTACGGACCGCGCATGCGCCTTAACGACGGCCGCGCCATCCCGAACTTCATCAGCCAGGCGCTGCGCGGCAGGCCGTTGACGATCTATGGCGATGGCTCTCAAACCCGAAGTTTCTGTTATGTTGATGATCTCGTCAACGGCCTCTACAAACTGCTTCTCTCCAGATGCAACGAACCGGTGAATATCGGCAATCCGAATGAGATGACGCTGAACGAGCTTGCGGAAGAAATCCAGCGTTTGACGAAAACGCGAAGCCGCCTTCTCTACCGCCCCCTGCCGGTCGATGACCCCAAGGTCCGTCAGCCGGATATTCGACGAGCACGTCGACTTCTTCACTGGGAACCCCGCGTCGAACTGAGCGAAGGACTCCGTAAAACCATTGAGTACTTCAGGAAAGCGATTAAGACCAAATGA
- a CDS encoding UDP-glucose/GDP-mannose dehydrogenase family protein: MKSQNVCVIGCGYVGLVTGACLSEIGHRVVCVDNDPEKISALKAGKIPIYEPGLEKLVSKNVKAKRLSFAGQLAESVQKAQVVFIAVGTPPRPDGSADLTFIESVAREIALNLRHYTVVAEKSTVPVETGEQVERTIMRYNKKQIPFDIVSNPEFLREGTAIEDFLHPDRLVIGVKSKRARKIMTELYAPLKAKIVVTDLKSAEIIKHASNSFLATKISFINAVGRVCELVGADVTQVADGMGLDPRIGRSFLHAGIGFGGFCLPKDLEAFHYISRKVGYDFDLLRTVKEVNEQQRALFVKKIEESVWILKGKTIGILGIAFKAHTDDIRFAPSIDIIERLQNLGTRIRAYDPVAQEKAETVLKNVTFCRTPYETAQGADCLALMTEWPEFKTLDFKRIKRLMTHPVLIDGRNLYEPGRIRDLGFEYHDMGRVK, translated from the coding sequence ATGAAATCTCAGAATGTCTGCGTGATTGGATGCGGATACGTCGGTCTTGTCACCGGCGCCTGCCTGTCCGAAATTGGCCACCGGGTTGTCTGCGTGGATAATGATCCGGAGAAAATCAGCGCGCTCAAAGCAGGCAAAATCCCCATTTACGAACCCGGGCTGGAGAAGCTGGTTTCCAAAAATGTTAAAGCCAAACGGCTTTCCTTCGCCGGGCAACTGGCCGAGAGCGTTCAAAAAGCCCAGGTTGTTTTTATTGCGGTGGGCACCCCGCCACGCCCCGACGGATCCGCGGACCTGACCTTTATCGAATCGGTGGCCCGCGAGATCGCGCTGAATCTCCGCCATTACACCGTGGTAGCGGAAAAATCCACCGTCCCGGTGGAAACAGGGGAACAAGTCGAACGGACGATCATGCGCTACAACAAAAAACAGATTCCCTTCGATATTGTCTCCAACCCGGAATTTCTGCGCGAAGGCACCGCCATCGAAGACTTCCTGCATCCGGACCGCCTGGTGATTGGCGTGAAATCCAAACGTGCACGGAAAATCATGACGGAGTTGTATGCCCCGCTGAAAGCCAAGATCGTTGTCACGGATCTCAAGAGCGCGGAGATCATTAAACATGCTTCCAACTCTTTTCTAGCAACAAAGATTTCCTTTATTAACGCGGTCGGGCGTGTCTGCGAACTGGTCGGAGCCGATGTCACGCAAGTCGCCGACGGCATGGGACTCGATCCCCGTATCGGCCGGTCTTTCCTGCACGCCGGCATCGGCTTTGGCGGCTTCTGCCTGCCGAAGGACCTCGAAGCCTTTCATTACATTTCCCGCAAGGTGGGTTATGATTTCGACCTGCTCCGGACCGTCAAAGAAGTGAATGAACAGCAACGGGCCCTTTTTGTGAAAAAGATCGAGGAATCGGTCTGGATTCTGAAAGGGAAGACCATCGGTATTCTCGGCATCGCGTTCAAAGCGCATACCGATGACATCCGCTTCGCTCCTTCGATCGACATTATTGAACGCCTCCAGAATCTCGGAACGCGCATCCGCGCGTATGATCCCGTGGCGCAGGAGAAAGCCGAGACCGTCTTGAAGAATGTGACGTTCTGCCGGACGCCCTACGAGACCGCGCAAGGGGCCGACTGCCTGGCGCTCATGACCGAATGGCCGGAATTTAAAACTCTGGATTTCAAACGGATCAAACGCTTGATGACGCATCCTGTCCTCATCGATGGCCGGAACCTCTATGAGCCGGGACGGATACGCGATCTAGGCTTTGAATATCACGACATGGGACGCGTGAAATGA
- the rfbD gene encoding dTDP-4-dehydrorhamnose reductase has product MKVLVTGAGGLLGQEVWRVFGEHHELFAVGRNQPPHVGTAQWQSVDLTDAAHTYAAVTRLNPDWVIHCAAYNNVDRAQTHPDEAYQGNALATRNLALACQRFDTVLMNVSSDYVFDGQSAPQDGYREFDATRPINHYGESKRWAELFVEQLLNKFFIVRTSWLFGPGRPTWIDQVASRSQDGQPIQAATDLVSAPTYTPDLAEGMLRLADSHHFGIVHLTNTGFCSRVELAEEVLRIHRRSGYAKLQKLALADIRLPASRPSFSGLQNLAWRIDGFPPLRPWKEALEKHFSKVRISL; this is encoded by the coding sequence GTGAAAGTACTTGTGACGGGAGCGGGGGGACTTTTAGGACAGGAGGTCTGGCGCGTCTTCGGCGAACACCATGAGCTTTTCGCCGTCGGACGGAACCAACCGCCGCACGTCGGCACCGCCCAATGGCAATCCGTTGATCTAACCGATGCGGCACACACCTATGCCGCCGTGACACGCCTGAATCCCGACTGGGTCATTCATTGTGCCGCCTATAATAACGTCGACCGCGCGCAAACCCACCCAGACGAGGCGTACCAGGGCAACGCCCTGGCCACGCGCAACCTGGCGCTGGCCTGCCAACGGTTCGATACGGTCCTGATGAACGTTTCATCGGACTATGTCTTTGACGGCCAGTCCGCACCCCAAGACGGATACCGCGAGTTTGATGCGACCCGTCCGATCAACCACTATGGAGAATCCAAACGCTGGGCCGAGCTTTTTGTCGAACAACTGCTCAACAAGTTTTTTATTGTGCGAACGTCCTGGCTCTTCGGACCCGGGCGACCGACCTGGATCGATCAGGTGGCCAGCCGCTCGCAGGATGGCCAACCAATTCAAGCGGCGACCGACCTGGTGAGCGCCCCGACTTATACCCCGGATTTAGCCGAAGGAATGCTTCGTCTGGCGGATAGCCATCATTTCGGCATCGTTCATCTCACAAACACCGGCTTCTGCTCCCGGGTGGAACTGGCCGAGGAAGTGCTCCGGATCCATCGGCGCTCCGGGTATGCAAAACTTCAAAAACTCGCTTTGGCCGATATCCGGTTACCGGCGTCCAGACCTTCTTTTTCCGGGCTTCAAAATCTCGCCTGGCGCATCGACGGATTTCCACCGCTCCGTCCCTGGAAAGAAGCGTTAGAAAAACACTTCTCGAAAGTCAGGATCTCCCTATGA
- the rfbB gene encoding dTDP-glucose 4,6-dehydratase — translation MKLLVTGGAGFIGSHFIRHMMSRRDIELILNLDKLTYAGHLDNLREFSKNKRYRFIRGDIANASLVERLVKGMDAIINFAAETHVDRSIQDAAPFLTTNVIGTQVLLEAVRKAKTPKFLQISTDEVYGDVLKGASLETDSLEPSSPYSASKAAADHLVLAYRRTFGVPVLITRAANNYGPYQYPEKFLPLFITHALLGQPLPLYGDGLNVRDWLHVSDHCTGIERVLRRGRLGEIYNIGTGKGTTNLAVVKTLLKRLGKPESLIRLVKDRPGHDRRYAMSIQKMHRELGWRPTVDFRQGLNDLVDWYLGHRSWWEPILRRCRVYKAYHTKQYARRMA, via the coding sequence ATGAAGCTTCTCGTGACCGGCGGCGCCGGGTTTATCGGCTCGCATTTCATCCGTCACATGATGAGCCGTCGGGATATCGAGCTGATCCTGAACCTGGACAAGCTCACCTACGCCGGCCACCTCGACAACCTGCGCGAGTTTTCCAAAAACAAACGCTACCGTTTTATCCGAGGGGATATCGCCAACGCCTCGCTCGTGGAACGGCTGGTGAAGGGAATGGATGCAATCATTAATTTCGCGGCGGAAACGCATGTGGACCGTTCCATTCAAGACGCGGCGCCTTTTTTAACCACCAATGTCATCGGAACCCAGGTGCTTCTGGAAGCGGTTCGCAAAGCCAAGACACCAAAATTTCTCCAAATTTCTACCGATGAAGTTTATGGCGACGTTTTGAAAGGGGCTTCCCTCGAAACCGATTCTTTAGAACCCTCGAGCCCCTACTCCGCCAGCAAAGCCGCGGCCGATCACTTGGTACTGGCGTATCGCCGCACCTTCGGCGTGCCGGTCCTCATCACCCGCGCGGCCAACAATTACGGCCCTTATCAATATCCGGAGAAGTTTTTGCCGCTGTTTATCACGCATGCGCTGCTCGGCCAGCCGCTCCCGCTTTATGGGGACGGCCTCAACGTCCGCGACTGGCTGCACGTTTCGGATCATTGCACGGGAATTGAAAGGGTGTTGCGGCGCGGACGATTGGGGGAGATTTACAACATCGGCACCGGAAAGGGAACCACCAACCTGGCGGTTGTCAAAACGCTGCTGAAGCGTCTGGGTAAACCCGAGTCTTTAATTCGCCTTGTCAAAGACCGCCCCGGCCATGACCGGCGCTATGCGATGTCCATTCAGAAAATGCACAGAGAACTCGGGTGGCGCCCGACGGTTGATTTCCGGCAGGGTCTAAACGATTTAGTGGATTGGTACCTGGGCCATCGGTCCTGGTGGGAACCCATCCTGCGGCGGTGCAGGGTTTATAAGGCTTATCACACCAAACAATACGCGCGGAGGATGGCGTGA
- a CDS encoding SDR family oxidoreductase, with the protein MKALVTGGAGFIGSHIVEALVRRGDTVRVLDNFSTGSKENLAPVFKRIQLIQGDLRHERDLRRAVQGVDYVFHLAALRSVERSIHNPAATNDVNVSGTLHLLQASREAKVKRLIYSSSSSVYGDNKTFPQPEDLRPSPLSPYAVSKLAAEMYCIVFAKTFGLDTVCLRYFNVFGPRQHPDSPYAAVIPKFMQSALMGNPLEVHWDGRQSRDFTYVENVVQASLLAAVSPAASGEFFNVACGANNSLLDIIRVLEHLIGHPLKRHILPRRAGDIRKTWADIRKAKKILGYKPRVSFEEGLRRTWEWFIEKRPS; encoded by the coding sequence ATGAAGGCTTTGGTTACCGGCGGCGCCGGATTCATCGGGTCGCATATTGTCGAAGCGCTGGTTCGGCGTGGCGATACGGTCCGCGTCCTCGATAATTTCAGCACCGGGAGCAAAGAGAATCTCGCCCCGGTTTTCAAGCGCATTCAACTCATCCAGGGGGACCTGCGTCACGAGCGAGACCTCCGCCGCGCGGTCCAGGGTGTAGACTATGTCTTTCATCTCGCAGCCTTGCGCTCGGTTGAACGCTCTATCCACAACCCAGCCGCTACCAATGACGTTAATGTAAGCGGGACATTGCACCTGCTTCAGGCCAGCCGGGAGGCCAAGGTCAAACGTTTGATCTATTCGTCCTCTTCATCTGTTTACGGCGATAATAAGACTTTCCCTCAACCGGAAGATTTGCGCCCGTCGCCTTTATCACCCTATGCCGTTTCAAAACTGGCCGCGGAAATGTACTGTATCGTTTTTGCAAAGACCTTTGGGTTGGATACGGTCTGTCTGCGTTATTTCAACGTGTTTGGTCCGCGCCAACATCCTGACTCACCGTACGCGGCAGTTATCCCGAAATTCATGCAATCGGCGCTCATGGGGAACCCGTTGGAAGTCCACTGGGACGGACGGCAGTCGCGGGATTTTACCTATGTCGAAAATGTGGTCCAGGCCAGTCTTCTAGCTGCCGTCTCGCCTGCGGCATCTGGAGAGTTTTTCAATGTGGCTTGCGGCGCGAACAATTCTCTTTTGGACATCATTCGGGTTTTGGAGCACCTGATTGGACATCCGCTAAAGCGACACATTTTACCCCGTCGAGCCGGAGACATTCGCAAAACGTGGGCCGACATCCGAAAAGCGAAAAAGATTCTTGGATACAAACCCCGCGTCAGCTTTGAAGAAGGATTGCGGCGAACGTGGGAGTGGTTCATCGAAAAGAGACCGTCATGA
- the rfbC gene encoding dTDP-4-dehydrorhamnose 3,5-epimerase produces MKFIKTPLPGVILIDPHVFSDSRGFFFETYRASLFAENGIPDPFVQHNHSKSSKGTLRGLHAQLKHPQGKLVRVLAGEIYDVAVDVRRGSPTYKKWFALTLSSDNFKMLYIPPGYAHGFYTLSDIAEVEYKVTDFYDPDSELRLLWNDPQINIQWPGQQPVLSAKDAAAQSLAALEPFLPVYTTVK; encoded by the coding sequence ATGAAATTTATAAAAACGCCGCTGCCGGGCGTTATTTTGATCGACCCGCATGTTTTCTCGGATAGCCGGGGATTTTTTTTCGAGACCTACCGGGCAAGCCTTTTTGCTGAAAACGGCATCCCGGACCCCTTCGTTCAACACAATCACTCCAAATCATCGAAAGGCACACTGCGCGGACTGCACGCGCAACTCAAGCACCCTCAGGGAAAGCTGGTCAGAGTCCTCGCCGGAGAAATTTATGACGTTGCGGTGGATGTCCGACGGGGTTCACCCACGTACAAAAAATGGTTTGCGCTCACTCTTTCTTCGGATAACTTTAAGATGCTCTATATCCCGCCCGGTTACGCCCATGGTTTCTATACCCTCAGCGATATCGCTGAAGTGGAGTATAAGGTCACTGATTTCTATGATCCGGACAGTGAACTGCGACTTCTGTGGAATGACCCTCAGATTAACATTCAATGGCCAGGGCAACAACCGGTCCTGTCCGCGAAAGATGCCGCCGCGCAATCGCTCGCGGCGCTCGAACCGTTTTTGCCCGTCTACACCACCGTCAAATAA
- the rfbA gene encoding glucose-1-phosphate thymidylyltransferase RfbA, which translates to MKGIILAGGTGSRLFPLTRAVSKQLIPIYNKPMIYYPLSSLMLAGIRDILVITTPHEQDGFKRLLQDGRWIGLNISYATQAAPRGIAEAFLIGREFIGKDSVALILGDNIFYGHGFSEALQKAREKTTGATVFAYQVSNPEQYGVVEFDKNGQAISLEEKPIKPRSPFAVTGLYFYDNRVVDIAAHLKPSARGELEITHVNETYLKNKALQVVMLGRGTAWLDTGTHDSLLQAANFIQTIEARQGLQVACLEEIAYRLGYITADQVRQLADPMTKNDYGQYLLDMLNKPDQ; encoded by the coding sequence ATGAAAGGCATCATTCTTGCAGGGGGGACGGGCAGCCGGTTGTTTCCGCTCACACGCGCGGTGAGCAAGCAGCTCATTCCTATTTATAACAAGCCGATGATCTACTACCCGCTTTCCAGCCTCATGCTGGCCGGCATCCGGGACATCCTGGTGATCACAACCCCTCATGAACAGGACGGGTTTAAACGCCTCCTTCAGGATGGCCGATGGATCGGGCTCAACATCTCTTACGCCACGCAGGCCGCTCCCCGAGGGATTGCGGAGGCGTTTCTGATCGGCCGGGAGTTTATCGGAAAAGACTCCGTCGCCCTGATTCTGGGGGATAACATTTTCTACGGCCACGGTTTTTCAGAAGCCCTTCAGAAGGCCCGGGAGAAAACAACCGGCGCCACGGTTTTTGCTTACCAGGTCAGCAACCCTGAACAATACGGGGTGGTTGAGTTCGACAAAAACGGCCAGGCGATCAGCCTGGAAGAAAAACCCATTAAACCCCGCTCGCCTTTTGCCGTGACCGGGCTGTACTTTTACGACAACCGGGTCGTTGACATCGCGGCCCACTTGAAACCCTCGGCGCGGGGAGAACTTGAGATTACTCACGTGAATGAGACCTATCTGAAAAACAAAGCCCTTCAGGTGGTCATGCTGGGCCGTGGAACGGCGTGGCTGGACACCGGCACGCACGACTCCCTGCTGCAGGCCGCCAATTTCATTCAGACCATTGAAGCCCGCCAGGGATTACAGGTCGCCTGCCTGGAGGAAATCGCCTACCGCCTGGGTTATATCACGGCGGACCAGGTCCGGCAACTCGCTGATCCGATGACCAAAAACGATTACGGCCAATACCTCCTGGACATGCTGAACAAACCTGATCAATGA